One Rhodococcus sp. P1Y DNA window includes the following coding sequences:
- a CDS encoding TMEM165/GDT1 family protein translates to MLSALLLSFAVIFVAELGDKSQLMAMTFALRYKWYIVIGGITVATTVVHLVSVAVGHFLGLSIPTEAISIVGGIAFVVFGLWTLRGDSLTEDEGDKASRVTRSAFIAIASAFFLAELGDKTMLATVTLATDNDWVGVWIGSTVGMVAADALAIVLGAVLGKHLPERVIQFGAAVLFFVFGVSLFFEGVMPGTSAPLIAAAAVVAISAVVWIVVVLRKRRKSSAQVSFERPTVSKDS, encoded by the coding sequence ATGCTTTCTGCCCTGCTGCTCAGTTTCGCAGTCATCTTCGTCGCCGAGCTCGGTGACAAATCTCAGCTCATGGCGATGACGTTCGCACTGCGCTACAAGTGGTACATCGTCATCGGCGGCATCACCGTGGCCACCACTGTGGTCCACCTGGTCTCGGTCGCCGTCGGACATTTTCTCGGGCTGTCGATCCCGACGGAAGCCATATCCATCGTCGGCGGCATTGCTTTCGTCGTATTCGGTCTCTGGACGCTTCGCGGCGACAGCCTCACCGAGGACGAGGGCGACAAAGCGTCGAGAGTGACGCGCTCGGCGTTCATCGCCATTGCATCCGCTTTCTTCCTCGCCGAACTCGGTGACAAGACCATGCTCGCCACCGTCACACTCGCCACGGACAACGACTGGGTAGGGGTGTGGATCGGCTCGACGGTCGGCATGGTTGCGGCCGACGCACTTGCCATCGTCCTGGGCGCGGTGCTGGGCAAGCATCTTCCCGAGCGGGTCATTCAGTTCGGCGCGGCAGTCCTGTTCTTCGTCTTCGGCGTCTCACTGTTCTTCGAGGGCGTCATGCCCGGCACGTCGGCGCCCCTCATCGCCGCAGCCGCAGTTGTCGCCATCTCCGCCGTCGTTTGGATCGTCGTTGTCCTCCGCAAACGCAGAAAGTCCTCTGCGCAGGTGTCATTCGAACGACCGACAGTGTCCAAGGACAGCTGA
- a CDS encoding sensor histidine kinase: MSTSTSTPEKTEPGDEHRSLDRLIRMFARFVSTGYVVYFILLLPELRRTAYLTSTWWVWFCVVAVFGSGVLFGIVSFSKQISLIRFAGSLAASTYLVAALTWWIAWDGALFDVGGNYLSAFPGLATLAAASVWPPVPVFAHLVTVLISVQTSNYVLREPFMNNDLVADILFGIMFCTIFVAATLAALRTARVLDATIVRTQADAASSAAAGARAVERERFDALIHDGVMSSLLSVTRQGRSPSVVRQASLTLRQLDSLRAHSSPDAVDAEEAAAQLRAAATDIDDTITVRFAEAGPPPDNCEPYPADAVRAVGGALAEALRNSIRHAGEAERSIVVTMRPGLLEVGVIDDGVGFDPDSIPPHRLGVAVSIRGRLRQIPGGSSSIDSAPGRGTTVRLTWRATEVPLAAVAP, translated from the coding sequence ATGTCAACGTCCACGTCGACACCCGAGAAGACCGAGCCCGGTGACGAACACCGTTCCCTCGACCGGCTGATCCGAATGTTCGCGCGTTTCGTCAGCACGGGCTACGTCGTCTACTTCATATTGCTGCTTCCGGAGCTCCGGCGGACCGCTTATCTGACGTCGACCTGGTGGGTATGGTTCTGCGTCGTCGCGGTATTCGGCTCCGGAGTGCTGTTCGGGATCGTCTCGTTCTCCAAGCAGATCTCGCTCATTCGTTTTGCCGGCAGCCTCGCTGCATCGACGTATCTCGTTGCCGCGCTGACCTGGTGGATCGCATGGGACGGTGCACTGTTCGACGTAGGCGGCAACTACCTGAGCGCATTCCCGGGGCTGGCCACGTTGGCGGCCGCGTCGGTGTGGCCCCCGGTCCCCGTGTTCGCCCACCTGGTCACCGTGCTAATTTCGGTTCAGACCAGCAATTACGTTCTGCGCGAACCGTTCATGAACAACGACCTGGTGGCCGACATCCTGTTCGGCATCATGTTCTGCACGATCTTCGTCGCCGCAACTCTTGCCGCGCTGAGAACCGCCCGTGTTCTCGACGCCACCATCGTTCGAACCCAGGCCGACGCCGCCAGTTCGGCTGCGGCAGGGGCGAGAGCGGTGGAACGGGAGCGGTTCGACGCCTTGATCCACGACGGTGTCATGTCCTCGTTGCTGTCGGTGACCAGGCAGGGTCGATCGCCCAGCGTCGTCAGGCAAGCAAGCCTGACCCTCCGGCAACTCGACTCGCTCCGCGCGCACTCCTCCCCCGATGCCGTCGATGCCGAGGAGGCCGCAGCTCAGTTGCGAGCCGCCGCAACCGATATCGACGACACCATCACCGTTCGGTTCGCCGAGGCCGGCCCGCCTCCAGACAACTGCGAGCCCTACCCCGCCGATGCCGTGCGTGCGGTCGGCGGTGCGCTCGCAGAAGCGTTGCGTAACAGCATCCGTCACGCAGGCGAGGCCGAACGGTCGATAGTGGTGACGATGCGGCCCGGCCTACTCGAGGTCGGCGTCATCGATGACGGTGTCGGTTTCGACCCCGATTCGATCCCTCCGCACCGGCTCGGCGTCGCTGTGAGTATTCGCGGGCGTCTCCGTCAGATACCCGGCGGCTCCTCGTCCATCGACTCCGCGCCCGGACGCGGCACAACCGTGCGCCTCACCTGGCGCGCTACCGAGGTCCCTCTGGCAGCTGTTGCGCCATGA
- a CDS encoding SDR family NAD(P)-dependent oxidoreductase — protein sequence MEISGTAALVTGGASGLGAATAKRLADAGVTVFGLDLAQSIERAGDSVPDGVTLIPADVTSEDEVEAALDKITESGVPLRIVVNCAGVGWAGRILSKKGPHDLELFRTVITINLLGTFNVMRLAANRIQSLSTVDDAGQRGVIINTASVAAFEGQIGQIAYTASKGGVHAMTITAARDLAQVGIRVNTIAPGIVDTPMLAGVTEEYRQGLEASVPFPSRLAQPAEYAQLVQMIAEHDYLNGETIRMDGAIRMAPR from the coding sequence GTGGAGATTTCGGGAACAGCAGCTTTGGTCACGGGAGGGGCGTCCGGCCTCGGTGCCGCGACAGCCAAGCGCCTGGCGGATGCCGGGGTGACAGTCTTCGGACTCGACCTCGCACAATCGATCGAACGTGCAGGCGACAGCGTTCCCGACGGCGTCACCTTGATCCCAGCGGACGTCACGAGCGAGGACGAGGTCGAGGCCGCACTCGACAAGATCACCGAATCAGGCGTTCCGCTACGCATCGTCGTCAACTGCGCAGGCGTCGGATGGGCAGGCCGCATTCTGTCCAAGAAGGGCCCGCACGATCTCGAGCTCTTCCGGACGGTCATCACCATCAACCTGCTCGGCACCTTCAACGTCATGCGTCTGGCCGCCAACCGCATCCAGTCGCTGTCGACGGTCGACGACGCCGGCCAGCGCGGCGTCATCATCAACACTGCATCGGTCGCGGCGTTCGAGGGCCAGATCGGACAGATCGCCTACACCGCGTCGAAGGGTGGCGTACACGCCATGACCATCACCGCTGCCCGCGACCTCGCTCAGGTGGGCATCCGCGTCAACACCATCGCACCCGGAATCGTCGACACGCCGATGCTCGCCGGTGTCACCGAGGAGTACCGACAGGGCCTCGAGGCCAGCGTCCCATTCCCCTCCCGACTCGCTCAGCCCGCCGAGTACGCACAGCTCGTCCAGATGATCGCCGAGCACGACTACCTCAACGGCGAGACCATCCGCATGGACGGCGCAATCCGGATGGCGCCGCGGTAA
- a CDS encoding TM0106 family RecB-like putative nuclease: MNSQPVAAPVSSGRETSVLIDAGSLTRCRHRLYLDTAYSSLQRREPENPGVRQRREGAQAHRENIREMFAGDLAGWVEIDAPDARTASERTLAACRRGAPWIWNAVLPAERGTGRRGRSEMLMLDPAGSGYIPIIVVNHKVTDPGRGAVTTPFGAWSPAVDESRKVRSQLRDQLRLAHLYRMLQFEGLASETVVGGAIGYRGDCILVHDLKAVFSEYDSRFADRLAIARGESYTVPSQVSECRSCSWWTDCQPQLAANRDVSLVASGMRAEVLRRSGVFTIDELAEWSGPEPEDWPFGSFDDAVAAATAWRADVPLLRRTENISVHRADVEVDVDMESYQEHGAYLWGTLLTEAGGPPAKYRGFVTWDPLPTVDEGRSFAEFWGWLMDTRADAAARGKTFAAYCYSRQAEDKWLLDSARRFGDVPGVPTEAEIREFIDSEQWVDIYQAVSDQFICPNGKGLKKIAPVAGFHWRDDEAGGEASMGWYRDAVGYDAQPDLSQRQRLLVYNEDDVQATKVLREWMSDRAEIDIPTMASLRVG, translated from the coding sequence GTGAACAGCCAGCCCGTCGCGGCGCCAGTGTCCTCGGGGAGAGAGACGTCGGTACTCATCGACGCCGGATCCCTGACGCGCTGCAGGCATCGGCTGTATCTGGATACCGCCTATTCGTCTTTGCAACGCCGGGAACCCGAGAATCCTGGTGTCCGGCAGCGTCGCGAAGGCGCACAGGCGCACCGCGAGAACATCCGCGAGATGTTCGCCGGTGACCTGGCCGGATGGGTCGAGATCGACGCTCCCGACGCCAGGACTGCCTCGGAGCGAACCCTGGCGGCATGCCGTCGGGGTGCACCGTGGATATGGAACGCCGTGCTCCCCGCCGAACGAGGCACAGGGCGTCGCGGACGAAGCGAAATGCTGATGCTCGATCCGGCGGGAAGCGGGTACATCCCGATCATCGTGGTCAACCACAAGGTCACCGATCCAGGTCGAGGGGCAGTGACGACGCCTTTCGGTGCTTGGTCACCTGCAGTCGACGAGTCCCGCAAGGTGCGCAGTCAGCTGCGTGACCAGCTGAGGCTTGCGCACCTGTATCGGATGCTCCAATTCGAGGGCCTCGCGTCCGAGACCGTCGTCGGTGGTGCCATCGGATACCGGGGGGACTGCATTCTGGTGCACGACCTGAAAGCTGTTTTTTCCGAGTACGACTCGCGCTTCGCCGACCGTCTGGCCATCGCGCGCGGTGAGAGTTACACCGTGCCGTCCCAGGTCAGCGAATGTCGGTCGTGCTCATGGTGGACCGACTGTCAGCCGCAGCTCGCCGCCAATCGTGACGTCTCGCTGGTGGCGTCGGGCATGCGGGCGGAGGTCCTCCGTCGTAGCGGCGTGTTCACCATCGACGAGCTCGCAGAATGGTCGGGCCCGGAGCCGGAAGACTGGCCGTTCGGCAGCTTCGACGACGCGGTAGCCGCGGCGACGGCATGGCGGGCGGATGTTCCCTTGCTCCGCAGGACGGAGAATATCTCCGTGCACCGAGCCGACGTCGAGGTCGACGTCGACATGGAGAGCTACCAGGAGCACGGCGCGTACCTGTGGGGAACGTTGCTGACCGAAGCGGGCGGACCACCGGCGAAGTACCGCGGATTCGTCACGTGGGACCCACTGCCTACCGTCGACGAGGGGCGATCGTTCGCCGAGTTCTGGGGCTGGCTCATGGACACGCGAGCTGACGCCGCCGCCCGCGGGAAAACGTTCGCAGCGTACTGCTATTCGCGTCAGGCGGAGGACAAGTGGCTACTCGATTCAGCCCGACGGTTCGGCGACGTCCCGGGGGTTCCTACCGAAGCCGAGATACGCGAGTTCATCGACAGCGAGCAGTGGGTGGACATCTACCAGGCCGTGAGCGACCAGTTCATCTGCCCGAACGGCAAGGGCCTGAAGAAGATCGCACCCGTCGCCGGCTTCCATTGGCGTGACGACGAAGCAGGCGGGGAGGCGTCGATGGGGTGGTACCGCGACGCGGTCGGCTACGACGCCCAGCCGGATCTGTCTCAGCGCCAACGTCTTCTGGTCTACAACGAGGACGACGTCCAGGCGACCAAAGTGCTGCGTGAATGGATGTCCGACCGCGCAGAAATCGACATCCCGACGATGGCCTCACTGCGCGTCGGCTGA
- a CDS encoding DUF6474 family protein → MGLFRKRKGRATRKAEAKALKHKATLEAKLGAKNERKQLKSIAKAQNKLSSVEAKSQKNVEKAQVAALRAQQKAALQGSFNAASVRKYISIARVLIPVLTPIVYRGAAVVRGKLDERKAGRLGVNPAELGEYSGYGAKLSARIAASEKSLAQVASAKSDGETGKFADAISQRLTDLGTAVRTSEQMPPARRKAAHNAISAELDGIEADLLARLGVR, encoded by the coding sequence ATGGGGTTGTTCCGTAAGCGCAAAGGACGTGCCACTCGGAAGGCCGAGGCCAAGGCACTCAAGCACAAGGCGACGCTGGAGGCGAAGCTCGGTGCGAAGAACGAGCGCAAGCAGCTGAAGTCCATCGCGAAAGCCCAGAACAAGCTGAGCTCGGTCGAGGCGAAGTCGCAGAAGAACGTCGAGAAGGCACAGGTCGCGGCCCTCAGAGCTCAGCAGAAGGCTGCGCTGCAGGGGTCGTTCAACGCCGCATCGGTGCGCAAGTACATATCCATCGCCCGGGTGCTCATTCCGGTGCTCACTCCCATCGTCTACCGCGGTGCCGCCGTAGTGCGTGGCAAGCTCGACGAGCGCAAGGCGGGCAGGTTGGGCGTCAATCCAGCCGAGCTCGGCGAGTACAGCGGGTACGGCGCCAAGCTGAGCGCCAGAATCGCGGCCTCCGAGAAGTCGCTTGCACAGGTTGCCTCCGCGAAGTCGGACGGCGAAACCGGCAAGTTCGCCGACGCCATCTCGCAGCGACTCACCGACCTCGGCACCGCAGTCCGCACTTCTGAGCAGATGCCTCCTGCACGCAGGAAAGCTGCCCACAACGCCATCTCCGCAGAGCTCGACGGCATCGAAGCCGATCTTCTGGCGCGACTCGGCGTCCGTTAA
- a CDS encoding YcnI family protein has translation MNTFLRRASVLAGVTSLALAVGAGAASAHVVVSAPGAEQGGYTVLTFRVPTESDTAATTSVKVELPGLNSARTQPLPGWTSVVDKNAEGLATAVTWTAGPGAEVLPGQFQQFLLSAGPLPEEESVSFPATQTYNDGEIVEWNEEPAADGSEPEKPAPTLELAAATEESDAHGATAATTEASGQSESSESDTTARWIAGVALVLGAIGAALGIGATVRSRRS, from the coding sequence ATGAATACCTTCCTTCGCCGCGCCTCCGTCCTCGCAGGTGTCACGTCACTCGCACTTGCCGTCGGTGCAGGCGCTGCGTCCGCGCACGTCGTCGTCTCCGCACCCGGCGCCGAACAGGGCGGCTACACCGTCCTGACCTTTCGAGTCCCCACCGAATCCGACACAGCCGCAACAACGTCGGTGAAGGTCGAGCTCCCAGGCCTCAACTCGGCACGCACCCAGCCGCTTCCGGGATGGACATCGGTCGTCGACAAGAACGCCGAAGGCCTCGCGACGGCAGTGACATGGACCGCTGGGCCGGGCGCCGAGGTGCTTCCCGGCCAGTTCCAGCAGTTCTTGCTTTCGGCTGGACCCCTTCCCGAGGAAGAGTCCGTCAGCTTCCCGGCGACCCAGACCTACAACGACGGTGAGATCGTCGAATGGAACGAGGAGCCTGCCGCCGACGGAAGTGAGCCCGAAAAGCCGGCTCCCACATTGGAGCTCGCCGCCGCCACCGAAGAGTCCGACGCTCACGGCGCCACTGCCGCGACCACCGAGGCATCCGGCCAGTCCGAATCCTCCGAGTCCGACACCACTGCGCGCTGGATCGCCGGCGTCGCACTGGTTCTCGGCGCGATCGGCGCTGCGCTCGGCATCGGTGCGACCGTTCGGAGCCGCCGTTCATGA
- a CDS encoding copper resistance CopC family protein, whose product MRKFIVAAIAVTALLVGAPTASAHSVVTGSNPADGAEVATGPAQVSISFNEVPQSKFATLNVVGPDGNLWSKGDPRIEGQSVVVDVGELGPAGDYTIAYRVTSADGHPISGTLGFTLTEEGSGTPGAAADSSATEDSEGGGGLPVWPFLVFGVLVFGGVLAFSLRKPKGA is encoded by the coding sequence ATGAGAAAGTTCATCGTCGCAGCGATAGCAGTGACTGCGCTGCTCGTCGGAGCACCGACAGCGTCGGCGCACTCGGTGGTCACCGGATCCAACCCGGCCGACGGAGCCGAGGTGGCGACCGGCCCCGCACAGGTGTCCATCTCCTTCAACGAGGTTCCACAATCGAAGTTCGCCACGCTGAACGTGGTCGGGCCCGACGGCAACCTGTGGTCGAAAGGCGACCCGCGGATCGAAGGCCAGAGTGTCGTGGTCGACGTCGGTGAGCTCGGTCCTGCAGGGGACTACACCATTGCGTACCGTGTCACCTCGGCCGACGGCCATCCCATCAGCGGCACACTGGGGTTCACGCTGACCGAGGAGGGCTCGGGGACACCGGGTGCCGCGGCCGATTCCTCTGCAACCGAGGATTCCGAGGGTGGCGGCGGACTGCCGGTATGGCCGTTCCTCGTCTTCGGCGTTCTCGTGTTCGGTGGGGTCCTGGCCTTCTCGCTTCGCAAGCCCAAGGGCGCGTAA
- a CDS encoding CopD family protein: protein MFRRWWTVTAVATGIVGVGIAWLLARPDGPDPSALLRVIADCLGATALGLGLLRTGLFPVRSRPPIWRVTAVVAGGWTAVEAALIVMSAVESLGGGIGNLTVSTFGAYLTDITVGQLGLVTVMCTATACVYALWAFRTGTDTSSIPVVALAVVALVARPVTGHMSQQVFGALIVSAHSVAAAVWLGVLAAMALTLRAKGAWASMLPVYSRLAWWSVWILAVTGAVNAAVKLGGLGALVDTGYGRIVLAKTVLLVILVLLARRLRATWLVSVAAHRTKADESTVRAAVHVCILTLAFGLAAALATTA from the coding sequence ATGTTCCGTCGGTGGTGGACTGTCACTGCCGTCGCGACGGGCATTGTCGGGGTGGGCATTGCGTGGTTGCTTGCGCGTCCTGATGGGCCGGACCCGTCAGCGCTTCTCCGAGTAATCGCCGACTGCCTCGGTGCTACGGCACTCGGGCTCGGTCTGCTTCGTACCGGCTTGTTTCCGGTACGAAGCAGACCGCCCATCTGGCGTGTCACGGCTGTCGTCGCGGGTGGGTGGACAGCCGTCGAGGCCGCGTTGATCGTCATGTCGGCGGTCGAATCGCTCGGCGGCGGCATCGGGAATCTGACGGTGTCCACGTTCGGCGCATATCTCACGGACATCACCGTCGGGCAGCTCGGTCTGGTGACCGTGATGTGCACGGCAACTGCGTGTGTGTACGCGCTCTGGGCGTTTCGTACGGGAACCGACACGTCGTCGATTCCCGTTGTCGCTCTTGCTGTCGTGGCGCTCGTCGCGCGCCCGGTCACCGGGCACATGTCTCAGCAGGTGTTCGGTGCGTTGATAGTTTCGGCCCACTCCGTGGCCGCCGCGGTCTGGCTCGGTGTGCTCGCCGCGATGGCACTGACGTTGCGCGCCAAAGGTGCATGGGCGTCGATGCTGCCGGTGTACTCGCGGCTCGCTTGGTGGTCGGTGTGGATTCTCGCGGTCACGGGGGCCGTGAACGCAGCCGTCAAGCTGGGCGGACTCGGAGCTCTGGTCGACACCGGATACGGGCGGATCGTGCTCGCGAAAACCGTGCTGCTGGTGATTCTGGTGTTGCTCGCACGACGACTACGGGCCACCTGGCTCGTCTCGGTCGCAGCCCACCGGACCAAGGCCGACGAGTCGACCGTGCGTGCAGCGGTGCATGTGTGCATCCTCACGCTGGCGTTCGGACTCGCTGCGGCGCTGGCCACGACGGCGTGA
- a CDS encoding ABC transporter substrate-binding protein, whose protein sequence is MTAGLSACSEPAEPEASSSGGDGTLTVYTSEPQAKIDALNAEFTAANPGIEVQVYRAGTGDLNARIASERETGKIGADVLLAADAPTFEGYKDENLLVQYTPTDVEALNADIVDPDGYYVGTRIIPTVIAYNTGAVTEPPTSWQDLADPKYKGQITLPNPDVSGAAAYNTAVWLGEESLGQPWLEGLAANEPVVAESNGPVGQSVAAGTQPIGIVVDYLVRELAEKGSPIALEYPTDGVPYISQPAGIFADGANQEAAKKYVDFLVSKRGQEVAVEQQYLPVRDDVGTPEGAPALADLNLLNPDLAQITASQPEAVKRFNELVG, encoded by the coding sequence ATGACCGCAGGTCTGTCTGCATGCTCTGAACCTGCCGAACCGGAGGCATCGTCGTCCGGCGGTGACGGCACTCTCACCGTCTACACCTCCGAGCCGCAGGCCAAGATCGACGCACTCAATGCCGAATTCACGGCGGCCAACCCTGGCATCGAAGTCCAGGTCTACCGTGCCGGTACCGGAGACCTCAACGCTCGCATCGCATCCGAGCGCGAAACCGGCAAGATCGGCGCCGACGTGCTCCTCGCCGCCGATGCGCCGACCTTCGAAGGCTACAAGGACGAAAACCTGCTGGTTCAGTACACGCCTACAGATGTCGAGGCGCTGAACGCCGACATAGTCGACCCCGACGGGTATTACGTCGGCACTCGAATCATCCCGACGGTCATCGCCTACAACACCGGCGCGGTCACCGAACCGCCTACGTCGTGGCAGGATCTCGCCGACCCGAAGTACAAGGGGCAGATCACTCTTCCCAACCCGGACGTGTCGGGCGCCGCGGCATACAACACGGCCGTGTGGCTCGGTGAAGAGTCGCTGGGTCAGCCCTGGCTCGAAGGACTCGCTGCCAACGAACCCGTCGTCGCCGAAAGCAACGGCCCCGTCGGGCAATCCGTCGCCGCAGGCACCCAGCCCATCGGCATCGTGGTGGACTATCTGGTCCGCGAACTGGCCGAGAAGGGTTCACCCATCGCCCTGGAATACCCCACCGACGGCGTTCCGTACATCTCGCAGCCCGCAGGCATCTTCGCCGACGGCGCCAACCAGGAAGCCGCGAAGAAATACGTCGACTTCCTCGTCAGCAAGCGTGGCCAAGAAGTTGCCGTCGAACAGCAGTACCTTCCAGTCCGCGACGACGTCGGAACGCCGGAAGGCGCACCGGCACTCGCTGATCTGAACCTACTGAACCCGGACCTGGCGCAGATCACCGCATCCCAGCCCGAGGCCGTGAAGAGGTTCAACGAGCTTGTCGGCTGA
- a CDS encoding ABC transporter permease, whose amino-acid sequence MYCRSHGVTSLSLTRAALWLVVTAMILVPIAAVVSIGLGGNHVAELLDAGIVDAAINSLVSAGLSALFAVVIAVAMALILDRTDLPGRSVLRLVLLSPLLIPPFVGAIAWTGLLGPSGTINKFWASHFSGPLWNIYGGDGVVFLLTVHSYPLAYLIIAAALRRIPSDLEEAARISGARPMRALTDVTLPLLRTAAVASFTLVAVSNLADFGIPALVGLPDRYVTLSTMIYRFIQSGTVAKPLEVVSAIGIVLLLLAVVAVALDRLLGRRGAAVDGPSTPAQRLALGRNRIPAGAVVWMLALAVTALPILSLASQALLPAPGVPFTWANLTMDSIVGAVTAPGTVVGIRNSIFLAVGAAVICGVVGLALGVVVTRTRSRDNVGLDLVAMLPQAIPGLVIAVGWLIVGRYTGLFDTRWVILCAYVMAFLAIVVQAVRAPLQATPPALEEVARSSGASPMRALYDVSWKLAIPAAVTGGVLVALTAVRELTMSVLLVAPGTQTLGVSIFNLQQAGDYNAAAALSLLVALAGIAGLGLVAGVTDRKKTS is encoded by the coding sequence ATGTATTGTCGTTCACATGGGGTGACCAGCCTCTCCCTGACCCGGGCCGCTCTGTGGCTCGTCGTCACCGCAATGATCCTTGTCCCGATCGCAGCCGTTGTCTCGATCGGGCTGGGTGGCAATCACGTTGCCGAGCTTCTCGACGCCGGAATCGTCGACGCGGCAATCAACAGTCTCGTCTCGGCGGGGTTGTCGGCGTTGTTCGCGGTGGTAATTGCCGTCGCGATGGCGCTGATTCTGGATCGAACGGATCTGCCAGGTCGCTCGGTCCTTCGGCTGGTTCTCCTGAGCCCGTTGCTGATTCCGCCCTTTGTCGGTGCGATCGCATGGACCGGATTGCTCGGCCCCAGTGGGACGATCAACAAGTTCTGGGCGTCACATTTCTCAGGTCCGCTGTGGAACATCTACGGCGGCGACGGCGTCGTATTTCTACTGACGGTCCATTCGTATCCGCTCGCCTACCTCATCATCGCTGCCGCGCTGCGGCGCATCCCCAGCGATCTGGAGGAAGCAGCCCGGATATCCGGCGCACGTCCGATGCGTGCACTGACCGACGTCACCCTTCCACTGTTGCGGACGGCAGCCGTCGCGTCGTTCACGCTGGTCGCGGTGTCGAACCTCGCCGATTTCGGTATACCTGCGCTCGTGGGACTTCCCGACCGTTACGTGACGCTGTCGACGATGATCTATCGCTTCATTCAATCCGGCACGGTGGCAAAGCCTCTCGAAGTGGTATCAGCCATCGGCATCGTCCTGCTCCTGCTCGCCGTCGTGGCAGTGGCGCTGGACCGCCTGCTCGGACGACGCGGTGCCGCCGTCGACGGTCCGTCCACGCCAGCTCAGCGTCTCGCGTTGGGGCGCAATCGCATTCCGGCTGGCGCAGTCGTGTGGATGCTGGCACTTGCGGTGACCGCGCTGCCAATTCTGTCGCTGGCGTCACAGGCGCTCCTGCCCGCACCCGGCGTTCCGTTCACGTGGGCAAATCTGACCATGGACAGTATCGTCGGCGCCGTTACCGCACCCGGAACCGTTGTCGGAATTCGGAATTCGATATTTCTCGCAGTGGGAGCCGCAGTGATCTGCGGCGTGGTCGGCCTTGCTCTCGGAGTCGTGGTCACCCGAACCAGATCCCGCGACAACGTCGGCCTCGACCTCGTCGCCATGCTTCCGCAAGCCATACCGGGCCTGGTCATCGCAGTCGGCTGGTTGATCGTGGGCCGCTACACGGGATTGTTCGATACGCGGTGGGTCATCCTGTGTGCCTACGTCATGGCGTTCTTGGCGATCGTGGTGCAGGCGGTACGGGCACCCCTTCAAGCGACGCCACCTGCGCTCGAAGAAGTTGCGCGCTCGTCGGGAGCCTCACCGATGCGCGCGCTGTACGACGTGTCGTGGAAGCTGGCCATCCCAGCGGCAGTGACAGGCGGCGTACTGGTGGCCCTGACGGCAGTGCGCGAGCTGACCATGTCGGTGTTGCTCGTGGCACCAGGAACTCAGACCCTCGGTGTGTCGATTTTCAACTTGCAGCAGGCCGGCGACTACAACGCAGCCGCAGCGCTGTCTCTGCTCGTCGCACTCGCCGGAATCGCGGGACTCGGTCTCGTCGCGGGTGTCACCGATCGAAAGAAGACTTCCTGA